The genome window gccatgcggtagcagagagaacagtctatgactagggtggctggaatctttggcaatttttagggccttcctgacaccgcctggtataggggtcctggatggcaggaagcctggccccagttatgtactgggccgtacgcactaccctctgtagtgtcttgtggttggaggccgagcagttgccattgtaacagtataactttagttcgtcccctcgccccgacccgggcgcgaaccagggaccctctgcacacatcaacaacagtcacccacaaagcatcattacccatcgctccacaaaagccgcggcccttgcagagcaaggggaaccactacttcaaggtctcaaagcgagtgacgtcaccgatttgaaaagctattagcacgcaccaccgctaactagctagccatttcacatcggttacaccataCCAGGTggagatgcaaccagtcaggatgttcttgatggtgcagctgtactttttgaggatctgaggacccatgccaaatcttttcagtttcccgagggggaataggctttgtcgtgccctctttatgactgtcttgatgtgtttggaccatgatagttccttagtgatgtggaccccaaggaacttgaagctcttaacctgctccactacagccccgtcgatgagaatgggggcgtgctcagtccaccttttcatgtagtccacaatcatctcatttgtcttgatcatgttgagggagaggttgttatcctggcaccacacctcttccctataggctgtctcatcgttgtcggtgatcaggcctaccactgttgtgtcgtcggcaaacttgatggtgttggagtcatgcttggccatgcagtcatgaagaggactgagcacgcacccctgagtggccccgtgttgaggatcagcgtggcagatgtgttgttatctacccttaccacctgggggcggcccatcaggaagtccaggatccagttgcttaGTCAAaaggtctttagcttagtgatgagcttgagggcactatggtgttgaacgctgagctgtagtcaatgaacagcactcttacataggtattcctcttatctaggtgggtaAAGGCTCCTATTAATTTTCCTGCAAGGCAACTTGATAGTTGTTTCAGAAATCTGATCAGTAGGTCTGTTTTCTATATTGTCAGCGGTGGTATGAGGGCAGTTGTGCGCAAGCAGTAACATCATTCCCTCTGAGTTATTGTCACATGGATTTGATAGGATGGAGTTGGGTCCTATAGGAATGTGAGATACCCCTACAGCAGTATTCTTGAGCTCCGATGGATGGCATGATATGGAATCTTAAAGTCCATTATGAATATGCAGAGGAGATGCAAATTAAGAGATGGTAATTGCGAAGGCTGAGCACAAACCCATGAAAATTCCAGTCAGTTTTCATTAAACAAGTCAGTATGTTGTTGTACGATTCTACCCATGTTCCTGTCTGTTTTAAGTGAAAATaatttgtgtgggggggggggggggggtttgtggaGTTATGACTTCAAGGGGTAAATGGTTTGTCCTCCTTTTTAATCACAATAACTCACCACATGAGTATATGTGGAATTCAGACCTTTTGAGTCAATTTCTATGCTAAACACATAAAGTAGGTCAAATTGATGTCTACATCTGCAAACCTTAATTTAAAACCCTTCTGGCAATTAGTAAAATGTCTCTATAGTGATGTATTCTGGGTTATTGTGGTCCTTTAACAAGTCATAGCTGACCACCGAGAGGAACTGATGTTCCATTGCATGTACACTAGAATTGTCATTGCATGTACACTAGGATTGAAAAACTCCTTATTtagtgttattctctctctcttcctttccctccgtctctcactctctgttgttgtgtgtttgcAGGTGGCAGAGCTGGAGGCTCAGAGTGGACTGCCTGGTCCCAGTGGGTCTGAGACGAGGGATGAGCTGACCCAGTCATTGGAGGAGCTGGAAGCCTTGCTCAAAGCAAAAGACGAGGTAAGGCTTGGGGCTCTGACCCTCTTCTAGGCAACCAGGTACTGCTAGCCTCAAGGAGCCAGGCTTCTAGGCTCTCTAGACAGTGCCGTTGAAAGAAACTAGTGAGGTATAAACAAAGGTTTTTGCTTGAGAATCTCAAGAAACTAGTTGTTCTTGAGGTTTTTTTTAAGCACTTCCCATCTGGAAGCAGAAAGCCTTGGTAGAGTTATTTTGCATACTGTAAATTCTACCTCTTGTTCAAAGGAAATTGCTTTAGGTATATCTATATTGGATGGATTAAATGAATCCCAGCTGTATTATGGAAAACCTGTCAGTCATCCAAACAATCTGATTTATTAGATTTTGATAAAGTACAGATATTTTGAAGCAGCTACAAACTATGTCTACTTCTCAAGAGTGCTATGAGTAATGACAACGCCCAAAACATTCTGAAAATAGGGCAtcacatttacagtgccttcggaaagtattcaaccccgttgacttttccacattttgttgcattaaatgtttgtttttttgtcgATGATCTATATATAtgctgtcaaagtggaagaagaatttaaaaaactttatgaaaaataaaaaccTGATCTTGATTTAATCATGTTAGAAacacatttggcagcaattacagctgtgagtcttttggggtaagtctctaagagctttgcatacctggactgtacaatatttgcccctTTTTTttaatcttcaagctctgtcaagttggttgttgatcgttgctagacaacaatttaagtcttgccatagatttacaagaaaatttaagtcaaaactgtaactatgcCACTCAAGAACAGTTTAGATTTGGTCTTTTGTTTTaagttactgtcctgctgaaaggtgaatttgtctcccagtgtttgttggaaagcagactgaaccaggaatttcctctaagattttgcctaTGTTCAGCCCTATTTCATTTATATTTATCCTAAAAAAAAATCCCCtcgtccttgctgatgacaagcatacccataacatgatgcagcccccactatgcttgaaaatttgaagaatggtactcagtaatgtgtcgggttttccccaaacataatgctttttaTTCAGGTAAAAAAGTTAATCTCTTTGACACATTCTTTGCAATATTACTTTTGTGCCTTGATGCAAACAggttgcatgttttggaatatttgtattctgtacaggcttccctcttttcactctgtcatttaggttagtattgtggagtaactaccatGCTGTTGATCCATTAGCaagtttctcctatcacagccattaaactctgtagctGTTAAAAAATTACAatgggtgaaatccctgagtgtttTCCCTCCActccggcaactaagttaggaatgacgcctgtatctttgtattgactgggtgtcttgatacaccatccaaagcctaattaataatTTCACCCTGCTTAAAGGGATATGTAGtgtctgatatatatatatttttttacccatctaccaataggtgcccttctttgcaaggcattggaaaacctccctggtttattcaacatacttttggccatgtagtgaatGTGAACAccatcaaattagtggatttgggctatttcagccacacgtgttgctggcaggtgtataaaatcaagcacaccgccatgcaatctccatagacaaacattggcattagaatggccttactgaagagctcagtgactttccacgtggcaccgtcataggatgccaactttccaacaagtcaaatttctgccctgctagagctgccccggtcaactgtaagtgctgttattgtgaagtggaaacatctaggagcaacaacggctcacccGGAAAGTGGTaaaccacacaagctcacaggatGGGAACccagagtgctgaagcgcgtagtgtgtaaaattgtctgtcctcggttgcaacacactactgcgttccaaactgcctctggaagcaacgtcagcacaataactgtttgtcgggagcttcacgaaatgggtttccattgctgagcagctgcacacaagcctaagatcaccatgcgcaatgccaagcgtcggctggagtggtgcaaagcttgccgccattggactctggagtagtggagacgtgttctctagagtgatgaatcacgcttcattcttgacgattctgtacttccaattttgtggcaaatatttgtggaaggccctttcctgtttcagcatgacaatgcccccgtgcccgaagcgaggtccatacagaaatggtttgtcgatcggTGTGAAAGAACATGACACAACAAacttttgaaaaagtcaaggtggttgaatactttctgaaggcactgtatctaaaTGGATCCGTTTCCTTGTGGCATTGTAGTGCTCTCTCAAACCTCCACATTATTTTACAGTCTAAAGAAGCAAAACTTCAGCAAGGATGACTCATACAAGGTCACTTTGTACTGGGGCCCATGGGGGAAATTTCAGTAACAGCAAGATGTCCCAAAGTTTGACAAAATCTTCCAGGCTACACAAGAGATGATTTGACATCTCTttttaaaaaatgaataaatatgtggatacatttttttatgaTTCAATAGAGTTCAGAGAAAACATATATTTAGATGTTTATTTTTTGTCACACACtgaccagataggtgcagtgaaaggTGTTGTTTTACAAGGGCAGCCATAGTATtacagcacccctggagcaaactagggttaagtgccttgctcaagggtacatcagcagatttttcaccttgttggctTGGGTATTTGAACCAGctatctttcggttactggcccaacgctctaaccactagtcctttgtggaccccaggaagagtagctgctgctttcaacaGCTAATGGGTATCCTAATAAAAAAACAAAGGATTACTGTATTTGTGGTCTCTTTTTTTAGATAATCCACAATCTACATAGCAGGAAATCAGATATCCAtgagttggagaaagagagagaagaggctgTTCAGAGACTTCAGGTGAGTTTGGGGAATTGGGGTAGAACATGCATTTTTGGCTTCTCTACACTAGTCAATATAAAAGAGACTAGTGAATACTGAACACCAGTGATTATCAACAGCTTTAGGGGCTCTGAGTTTTCAAAGGGTATGCAAAAAAGCAGGGTGTGTGGGGGGGACTATTGATATGACATTGACCATTTTAACATGAATTGATCTGTAGTCCTCTGTCACTTGTGGACCTTCTAGGATCTGGAGACACGAAACGCAGAACTGGAGCAACAGGTGGAGAGCGCCGAGCAGACTCTAGCTTCCACTCTGGAAGAGCGGGAACGGGCGGAGAGTGAGGTTCAGCGGGTCATCGACGTCCTTGAAGTCAAGATATACGACCTGAATGACCTGCGACAGAGCTTGGCCAAGCTCATCAGCAAATAGCGCACCACAATGACAGAAGTTTTGAGGGCGATGGACACGGAAGGAAAATGAAGCTCTTTCAGAACAATGTTTTCTTAAGCACATAACTGCAGTGAATGAGTAGCACCTTGACTTCACCTGTTGCAGCTGTACATAAGAACCAGTTATATTGTTAGGTGGGAGGCTGGGAGCATAACCCACAGGGTCAGTTTTTCTATTTAAACGTTGTTCTGTTGACCTTTACACCATTTTCATGTAAATGTAGTTAGGTTATGTTTCTGTCAACCTCCTTTTATAGAGGTTCTTGACTTCAAACGTAGTTGAATTGAATCTGGGGTTGCACTTAAATGTAGGTGCCTAATTATTGTTTACGTTTGTCAATATTATGAATGATTAATAAGTTAACTTCTATTGTCTTCTGTATTGTATTACATCAACAGTTGCCATAATAATGATTTGGTGATCCTACAGAGACGTTACTGCAGAATGATGAGCTGCAGAGGACTTATCACAAAAACTGCATGAACTCAGCAAAGAACCTTGCCAAGTACAGTAATGTGAGTTATGCGCATCATCCAATGTGCAATCGTTTACAAATAGATTTATTAAAAGCACAAGTAGTGTTATTAGTAAATATGTCCTGTACTTGATTCAATATATATAGCTAACTTGGTATCTGAACTTTCACTGATGCACACCAGGTGATTTTCTTCTGACCTCGACTTTGAGGCATTTTTTCTTGGTATTAAGTACAAATAAGGTGTTGAATTAGCAATAGTATTTTTTGGCAAGTACTCTGTAGGTAATGTAGCATCACCAAAGCGTATTCTTGTTAATTTATACAAACTGCAATTGTATTCTGTTGAACAATGTGGTTTCTCATTTTGCTTCAAATGCACATTGACTACCTAGAAGTGTTACTATCAATTTTAATCGAACAATTGATGTGAGGATAATCGGTAAGATTCACCTGCTCTGTGTACGTCATGATGCCTATATTCTTCGTTTTTGGAACATGGTCGTTTTACA of Salvelinus fontinalis isolate EN_2023a chromosome 12, ASM2944872v1, whole genome shotgun sequence contains these proteins:
- the LOC129867514 gene encoding homer protein homolog 3-like — its product is MFHCMYTRIVIACTLGLKNSLFSVILSLFLSLRLSLSVVVCLQVAELEAQSGLPGPSGSETRDELTQSLEELEALLKAKDEIIHNLHSRKSDIHELEKEREEAVQRLQDLETRNAELEQQVESAEQTLASTLEERERAESEVQRVIDVLEVKIYDLNDLRQSLAKLISK